A single Tachypleus tridentatus isolate NWPU-2018 chromosome 9, ASM421037v1, whole genome shotgun sequence DNA region contains:
- the LOC143227414 gene encoding uncharacterized protein LOC143227414 — MKIRGEILSSVLTIKHLSTFLRTKLPAHLTCDTVCIVAEDQVSHVQSQHYKLLDAWKTCLLRKFPQDIDERERPTCDCDPGFIFVQLSRSFMNQVQRKDNKGNSTYAERSVFEDQYTRYK; from the exons TATTGTCATCAGTTCTCACAATTAAGCATTTGTCCACTTTTCTGAGAACAAAACTACCAGCACATCTCACTTGTGACACCGTGTGTATCGTAGCTGAGGATCAAGTTTCTCATGTTCAAAGTCAGCATTACAAATTACTGGATGCCTGGAAGACGTGTTTACTTCGAAAG TTTCCCCAGGATATAGATGAAAGGGAAAGACCTACTTGTGATTGTGATCCGGGTTTTATTTTTGTGCAACTTTCAAGATCTTTTATGAATCAG GTTCAAAGGAAAGATAATAAag GAAACTCAACATATGCTGAAAGAAGTGTATTTGAAGATCAATATACAAGGTATAAGTAA